In the genome of Coregonus clupeaformis isolate EN_2021a chromosome 11, ASM2061545v1, whole genome shotgun sequence, one region contains:
- the LOC121577009 gene encoding GTPase KRas isoform X2 produces the protein MTEYKLVVVGAGGVGKSALTIQLIQNHFVDEYDPTIEDSYRKQVVIDGETCLLDILDTAGQEEYSAMRDQYMRTGEGFLCVFAINNTKSFEDIHHYREQIKRVKDSEDVPMVLVGNKCDLPSRTVDTKQAQDLARSYGIPFIETSAKTRQGVDDAFYTLVREIRKHKEKMSKEGKKKKKKSKTKCILM, from the exons ATGACCGAATACAAGCTGGTGGTGGTGGGAGCAGGAGGCGTGGGCAAGAGCGCACTCACCATCCAGCTCATCCAGAACCACTTTGTGGACGAATATGACCCCACCATCGAG GACTCGTACAGGAAGCAGGTGGTGATTGACGGGGAGACGTGTCTGCTGGACATCCTGGACACTGCAGGTCAGGAGGAGTACAGCGCCATGAGGGACCAGTACATGAGGACAGGGGAGGGCTTCCTCTGTGTCTTCGCCATTAACAACACCAAGTCCTTCGAGGACATCCACCACTATAG AGAGCAGATCAAGAGGGTGAAAGACTCGGAAGACGTGCCCATGGTGCTGGTGGGAAACAAGTGTGACCTGCCGTCCCGGACGGTGGACACCAAACAGGCTCAGGACTTGGCGCGCAGCTACGGCATCCCCTTCATCGAGACCTCGGCCAAAACCAGACAg GGTGTCGATGATGCGTTTTACACATTAGTGCGGGAAATCCGAAAACACAAGGAGAAGATGAGCAAGGAGggcaagaagaagaaaaagaagtcCAAGACAAAGTGTATACTCATGTGA
- the LOC121577009 gene encoding GTPase KRas isoform X1: protein MTEYKLVVVGAGGVGKSALTIQLIQNHFVDEYDPTIEDSYRKQVVIDGETCLLDILDTAGQEEYSAMRDQYMRTGEGFLCVFAINNTKSFEDIHHYREQIKRVKDSEDVPMVLVGNKCDLPSRTVDTKQAQDLARSYGIPFIETSAKTRQRVEDAFYSLVREIRLYRLKKLSKEEKTPRCVKLKKCVVM, encoded by the exons ATGACCGAATACAAGCTGGTGGTGGTGGGAGCAGGAGGCGTGGGCAAGAGCGCACTCACCATCCAGCTCATCCAGAACCACTTTGTGGACGAATATGACCCCACCATCGAG GACTCGTACAGGAAGCAGGTGGTGATTGACGGGGAGACGTGTCTGCTGGACATCCTGGACACTGCAGGTCAGGAGGAGTACAGCGCCATGAGGGACCAGTACATGAGGACAGGGGAGGGCTTCCTCTGTGTCTTCGCCATTAACAACACCAAGTCCTTCGAGGACATCCACCACTATAG AGAGCAGATCAAGAGGGTGAAAGACTCGGAAGACGTGCCCATGGTGCTGGTGGGAAACAAGTGTGACCTGCCGTCCCGGACGGTGGACACCAAACAGGCTCAGGACTTGGCGCGCAGCTACGGCATCCCCTTCATCGAGACCTCGGCCAAAACCAGACAg AGAGTGGAGGATGCCTTTTACAGTCTGGTACGGGAGATCAGGCTGTACCGGCTGAAaaagctcagcaaggaagaaaagACCCCGCGCTGCGTCAAGCTTAAAAAATGTGTTGTAATGTGA